A genomic window from Massilia sp. METH4 includes:
- a CDS encoding PspC domain-containing protein, with protein sequence MTISDEIRRLHELHQAGALTDAEFARAKERLLNGAPPPAAGDGDLASEFSRLRRSRADRWLGGVCGGIGKASGVASWIWRIVFVLFTISFGFGLVIYILLWIFVPEEERLPGNDIIGKSDT encoded by the coding sequence ATGACCATCTCCGACGAAATCCGCCGCCTGCACGAGTTGCACCAGGCCGGCGCCCTGACCGACGCGGAGTTTGCCCGCGCCAAGGAGCGCCTGCTGAACGGCGCCCCGCCCCCCGCGGCCGGTGACGGCGACCTGGCCAGCGAGTTCTCGCGGCTGCGCCGTTCGCGCGCCGACCGCTGGCTGGGCGGCGTGTGCGGCGGGATCGGCAAGGCTTCCGGCGTGGCGTCGTGGATCTGGCGCATCGTGTTCGTGTTGTTCACGATCTCGTTCGGCTTCGGGCTGGTGATTTACATTCTGTTGTGGATATTCGTCCCGGAAGAAGAGCGTCTCCCGGGTAACGACATAATTGGGAAATCAGACACATGA